Part of the Sphingorhabdus pulchriflava genome is shown below.
TTGGCGCTGGGAATATCGAGCCCGCTTTCAATGATCGTGGTCGATAACAGCACATCATAGCGCTTGTCGTAAAATGCGGTCATCCGCTCTTCGATTTCACCAGCGGCCATCTGGCCATGCGCTGTGACGAACTTCACTTCGGGAACTTGGTGGCGCAGATATTCTTCGATCTCGGCTAGGTCGGAGATGCGGGGAACCACGAAGAAACTTTGTCCGCCGCGATAATGCTCACGCAGCAAAGCCTCACGCATCACGACTTCATCCCATGGCATGACATAAGTGCGCACGGCGAGACGGTCCACCGGCGGAGTCTGGATAACCGACAATTCGCGCAAACCGGACATCGCCATCTGCAAAGTGCGGGGGATCGGCGTTGCCGTCAGCGTCAGCATGTGGACATCGGTCTTCAGCGCCTTGAGTTGTTCCTTATGGTTCACGCCAAAGCGCTGCTCTTCATCGACGATAGCCAGGCCAAGTTTCCGGAATTTGATCGATTTTGCGAGAACGGCGTGGGTGCCGATGACTATGTCGACTGAACCGTCGGTCAGACCGTCACGGGTCTTAGTTGCCTCGGCAGACGGAACGAGGCGCGACAGCCGCCCAAGCTTCAATGGCGTATCGGCAAAGCGTTCGACGAAATTGGTATAGTGCTGGCGTGCGAGTAAGGTGGTCGGAGCAATGACGGCCACCTGATAACCGGCCATAGCGGCTGCAAATGCTGCGCGCATGGCAACTTCGGTTTTCCCGAACCCAACATCGCCACATACGAGGCGATCCATCGGTTTGCCGCTCGACAGGTCTTCCAAAACCTCGGCAATGACCCGTTCCTGATCGTCGGTTTCGGCATAAGGGAAACGGTCGACAAAGGCAGCATAGCCCGCGTCCTCGACCTCTATTAACGCTCCTGGCCGCAGCGCGCGTTCGGCGGCGGTTCGAATAAGTTCATGGGCAATCGCTGTTATGCGTTCCTTGAGTTTCGCTTTGCGCCGTTGCCAAGCCTCACCGCCCAATTTGTCGAGCGTTACCGCCCCGTCCGAATTGCCGTAGCGCGAGAGGACATCGATATTCTCGACCGGAACATAGAGTCGGTCACCGCCTGCATAGGTCAGCGCGACGCAATCGTGAGGGCTTTGGCCAACCGGGATTGACGCCAATCCTTCATAGCGCCCAATGCCATGTTCGACATGGACGATCAGGTCGCCCGGTGTAAGCGCTGCCATTTCGGCAAGGAAAGCATCGGCGCTCTTCTTGTTCTTCCGACGGCGGACGAGGCGGTCGCCCAATATGTCCTGTTCGGAAACCAGCGCGACATCTGGCGAGGTAAAGCCGTGGTCGATTGGCAGAACCACCATTGCTGCGGCTTTACCCGCTGCGACTCCCAATGCGGACTGCCAGCCATCAGCTTCCACCAATTTGGGCGCGCCGTGATCAGCCAACAGGCCTTTGAGGCGTTCGCGCGCGCCCGCCGAATAACTTGCGACGATGGCCTTTTGGCCAGCGCGGATGCTGTCCTTCAGATAAGCGGCAACCGCCTCATAGACATTATCCTTGCGCGCCCGCTCAGGCGCAAAATCACGTCCTGCTGAAATGCCGAAATCGATGGTGTTTGCGGATTCCGGTGCGGCAAAAGGTGTCAGTAGATGGCTGTTATGCGCTTCTAGCAACGCTTCGAGCTCTTCGCTGGTCAGATACAGCTTTTCCGGCGCCAACGGTCGATAACTGCCGGGGCTTGCGGACTGGGCCTTTTCGCGGTTGGCGTGGTAATCGGCAATCGCTTCAAACCGCGCTTCACCGGCTGCGAGTGCCGCCTGATCACGCAGGATCAGCGTGCCGCTGTCAAGATGGTCGAGCAAAGTGACCATACGCTCTTCAAACAAGGGCAACCAATGGTCCATGCCCGCCAGTCTGCGTCCCTCCGATACCGCCTGATAGAGCGGATCGCCGGTCGCTGTGGTCCCAAAAAGGTCGCGATATTGAGTGCGGAATCGGCGAACCGCATCCTCGTCCATCAGTGTTTCGACGGCAGGCAAAAGTGCGAACCGGTCGACGGTACCGATGCTCCGCTGGTCTTGAGGCGAGAAGCGGCGGATTGTTTCGATTTCGTCGCCGAAAAAGTCGAGCCGTAGGCCGTCCTCGCTGCCTGCCGGGATCAAATCGACTAGGCTGCCTCTTATGGCAAACTCGCCCGCCTCGGCGACGGTATCGACTCTGAAATAGCCATTGGCTTGCAGCAGGCCCGCGAGCTTTTCGCGGTTTATCGATACACCTGAGGCCAGGATCGCCCCAGTCTGGCGAATGCGGAACGGTGTAATAACCCGCTGGACCATTGCCCCGATAGTGGTCAGCAATATTCGCTTGGATTTGGTCGGGTGCTGTAACGCGTTGAGCGTCGCCATGCGCTGGCTGGTTATCACCGTCGATGGCGAGGCGCGGTCATAGGGTAGGCAGTCCCAGGCCGGAAATTGCAGGATTTCCAGTTCGGGCGCGAAAAAGGGAATCGTCTCTGCCAGTGAGCGCATCGCCGCGTCGTCTGGCGCTATATAGAGCGTCGCACTCTTGGCCCCGCGTGCGAGATCGGCGACCAGCAGAGGCGTGAATCCAGCAGGCACCGACGCCAGCGTCAGCGGGCGATCCGCTTTCAAGATGCGCTGCAAATCAGTCATGCGTTCAATCGGCCTTGGTCAGTCCGACGGGAAGCGAAATATAGTCAAGCCGCATCAGCAAATCGAGCATCGGGCCTTCCCATTTGGCGGGAACGGGCAGGGTACGCATCGCCCAGCCCATGATGTCGACATCCTGTTCCTCAAGCAAAGCTTCAAACCAGGCGAAATCCGTTTCGGACCATCGGGCATGATAGCTGTCGAAAAAGCCGCCGACTATTGCATCGGCTTCGCGCGTGCCACGATGGTGGGCACGAAAATGCAGTTTGCGAAGATAGGATGCCCGGTCCATGATTTGTCTCGAAGATAGTGGAATGATGGCCAGCGGCCTATATAGTGCCCCTAGTCATGCGGCCCGATATTCTCAATCCGTTATTTGCTGAAGTGGAAACGCTGAAAGGCGTAGGGCCGGGGATTGCGCGCCCGTTGGACCGGCTGGGCCTGAAGCGCGTCAAAGACCTGTTATATCATTTTCCGGCCGGATGGACCTATCGCAAAAGGGTGGCCTGCATTGATGAGGTGGATGTTGGCACCAACATCATCGTGCAGTTGATTATAGCGGACCATCGTAGCGGCGGGAGCTCACGTAGTCCGCTTCGCATTCACGGCGTTGACGGCGAAGGAAATTATCTGACGCTCACCTTTTTCGGACGAAATGGAGGCTGGGCCCGGAAGCAACTGCCAATTGGGGCAGAGCGGATAGTCTCTGGCAAGCTTGAGCGCTATGGCGATGAGCTACAGATTGTTCATCCTGATCATATTGCAGAAG
Proteins encoded:
- a CDS encoding succinate dehydrogenase assembly factor 2, which gives rise to MDRASYLRKLHFRAHHRGTREADAIVGGFFDSYHARWSETDFAWFEALLEEQDVDIMGWAMRTLPVPAKWEGPMLDLLMRLDYISLPVGLTKAD
- the mfd gene encoding transcription-repair coupling factor: MTDLQRILKADRPLTLASVPAGFTPLLVADLARGAKSATLYIAPDDAAMRSLAETIPFFAPELEILQFPAWDCLPYDRASPSTVITSQRMATLNALQHPTKSKRILLTTIGAMVQRVITPFRIRQTGAILASGVSINREKLAGLLQANGYFRVDTVAEAGEFAIRGSLVDLIPAGSEDGLRLDFFGDEIETIRRFSPQDQRSIGTVDRFALLPAVETLMDEDAVRRFRTQYRDLFGTTATGDPLYQAVSEGRRLAGMDHWLPLFEERMVTLLDHLDSGTLILRDQAALAAGEARFEAIADYHANREKAQSASPGSYRPLAPEKLYLTSEELEALLEAHNSHLLTPFAAPESANTIDFGISAGRDFAPERARKDNVYEAVAAYLKDSIRAGQKAIVASYSAGARERLKGLLADHGAPKLVEADGWQSALGVAAGKAAAMVVLPIDHGFTSPDVALVSEQDILGDRLVRRRKNKKSADAFLAEMAALTPGDLIVHVEHGIGRYEGLASIPVGQSPHDCVALTYAGGDRLYVPVENIDVLSRYGNSDGAVTLDKLGGEAWQRRKAKLKERITAIAHELIRTAAERALRPGALIEVEDAGYAAFVDRFPYAETDDQERVIAEVLEDLSSGKPMDRLVCGDVGFGKTEVAMRAAFAAAMAGYQVAVIAPTTLLARQHYTNFVERFADTPLKLGRLSRLVPSAEATKTRDGLTDGSVDIVIGTHAVLAKSIKFRKLGLAIVDEEQRFGVNHKEQLKALKTDVHMLTLTATPIPRTLQMAMSGLRELSVIQTPPVDRLAVRTYVMPWDEVVMREALLREHYRGGQSFFVVPRISDLAEIEEYLRHQVPEVKFVTAHGQMAAGEIEERMTAFYDKRYDVLLSTTIIESGLDIPSANTLIVHRADRFGLAQLYQLRGRVGRSKARAYAYLTQPADRVLSETAEKRLKVLSDLDTLGAGFQLASHDLDIRGAGNLVGDEQSGHIREVGFELYQSMLEEAVVAVRAEAHGLAKPRDSFSPQITVDAPILIPDGYVPDLSVRMALYRRLNDLDEAQDIEGFAAEMADRFGPIPEPTQNLLKLIAIKQNALVAQVAKIDVGPRGALVSFHEDRPPNVPGLLAYVEKLGAVAKLRPDSKLVITRNWPDPASKLNGCLQLSKGLANLAKRAA